Proteins from a single region of Rhizobium binae:
- a CDS encoding SPFH domain-containing protein, producing the protein METLYLSPMGWKAIGIAVTLIVLATLFRLSGVIRYIPNDRLGILEKLWSFRGSVDNGFIALYGEAGFQPEVVRGGLHFFMPFQYAMHRANLVTIPQGQIGYVFARDGEPLPPTQTLASNVDADDFQDVRGFLTKGGQKGPQRKILREGTYAINLAQFIVLTAQSTYAVNLNASEQRLFADMSNLITQRNGFEPVVIHDAEDLIGIVTIHDGPALPDGEIIAPTVANNPKDPNFHNNFQDPEKFLNAGGYRGRQLQVLADGSYFLNRIFATVELVEKTIIDVGTVGVVVSYTGRRSADISGQSYRHGELVEAGARGVWSTPLLPGKYAFNTYAGNIIVVPTTNFVLKWTKEQFGEHRLDENLSEVSLITKDAFEPVLPLSVVVHIDYMKAPLVVQRFGDIKRLVEQTLDPMVSAYFKNIAQTKTLIELLQERSEIQRKSGDEMREKFGSYSLELQEVLIGTPRANNGQNSIEQILIQLRERQIAVEKVETYKLQEAAAIQERTLREKEALAEQQAKITTSALTIEISENEGKAQLARTRQQAETIQVTAKAEAEKVRLAGLGEADRIKAVALADAERIKATGLADAQKVRAIGLAEAEATEKKVAAFGGPDYQLNSQVLMRFAEAIENGRLPLVPQIQVGGGEKGATNGLVEMMLSMLVADRLGPQGAPAAAPAPVEQH; encoded by the coding sequence ATGGAAACCCTATATCTAAGCCCGATGGGATGGAAGGCGATCGGAATCGCCGTTACGCTCATCGTGCTGGCAACCCTGTTCCGGTTGAGCGGCGTGATCCGCTATATCCCCAACGACAGGCTCGGCATTCTCGAAAAGCTGTGGAGTTTTCGCGGCTCCGTCGACAATGGCTTCATTGCGCTCTACGGCGAGGCCGGCTTCCAGCCGGAAGTCGTGCGCGGCGGCCTGCATTTCTTCATGCCGTTCCAGTATGCGATGCATCGCGCCAATCTCGTGACCATTCCGCAGGGCCAGATCGGCTATGTCTTCGCCCGCGATGGCGAGCCGTTGCCGCCGACTCAGACGCTTGCCTCGAACGTCGACGCCGATGATTTTCAGGATGTGCGCGGCTTTCTGACAAAGGGCGGCCAGAAGGGTCCGCAGCGCAAGATCCTGCGCGAAGGCACCTATGCCATCAATCTCGCGCAGTTCATCGTGCTGACCGCGCAATCGACCTATGCCGTCAACCTGAACGCGTCGGAACAAAGGCTGTTTGCCGACATGTCCAATTTGATCACGCAGCGCAACGGCTTCGAGCCTGTCGTCATTCATGACGCCGAGGACCTGATCGGCATCGTCACCATCCATGACGGTCCGGCGCTGCCGGATGGCGAGATCATCGCGCCGACCGTTGCCAACAATCCGAAAGACCCAAACTTCCACAATAATTTCCAGGATCCGGAGAAGTTTCTCAATGCCGGCGGTTATCGCGGCCGGCAACTGCAGGTGCTTGCCGACGGCAGCTATTTCCTCAACCGTATCTTTGCGACCGTCGAACTCGTCGAGAAGACGATCATCGACGTCGGCACGGTGGGTGTCGTCGTCTCCTATACCGGCCGGCGGAGCGCGGATATTTCAGGCCAGTCCTATCGCCACGGCGAACTGGTCGAGGCGGGCGCACGCGGCGTCTGGTCGACGCCGCTGCTGCCGGGCAAATATGCGTTCAACACCTATGCCGGCAATATCATCGTCGTGCCGACGACCAACTTCGTGCTCAAATGGACCAAGGAACAGTTCGGCGAGCACAGGCTCGACGAGAATCTTTCCGAAGTGTCGCTGATCACCAAGGATGCGTTCGAGCCGGTGCTGCCGCTCTCGGTGGTCGTCCATATCGATTATATGAAGGCGCCCCTCGTCGTGCAGCGTTTCGGGGATATTAAACGGCTGGTCGAACAGACGCTCGACCCGATGGTCTCGGCCTATTTCAAGAATATCGCCCAGACCAAGACCTTGATCGAACTGCTACAGGAACGCAGCGAAATCCAGCGCAAATCCGGCGATGAAATGCGCGAGAAGTTCGGCTCCTATAGCCTCGAACTGCAGGAGGTGCTGATCGGCACGCCACGGGCTAACAATGGTCAAAACAGCATAGAGCAGATCCTCATCCAGCTGCGCGAGCGTCAGATCGCCGTTGAAAAGGTCGAGACCTATAAATTGCAGGAGGCGGCGGCGATCCAGGAGCGCACATTGCGCGAGAAGGAGGCGCTCGCAGAGCAGCAGGCCAAGATCACGACATCGGCGCTTACCATCGAGATCAGCGAGAACGAGGGCAAGGCGCAGCTCGCCCGCACCCGCCAGCAGGCGGAAACCATTCAGGTGACCGCCAAGGCGGAGGCCGAGAAAGTGCGCCTTGCCGGCCTCGGCGAGGCCGACCGGATCAAGGCCGTCGCGCTTGCCGATGCCGAACGCATCAAGGCGACCGGTCTGGCAGATGCCCAGAAGGTGCGCGCCATCGGTTTGGCGGAAGCCGAGGCGACGGAGAAGAAGGTCGCGGCCTTCGGCGGGCCGGACTATCAGCTCAACTCCCAGGTCCTCATGCGCTTCGCCGAAGCGATCGAAAACGGCAGGCTGCCGCTCGTGCCGCAGATCCAGGTCGGCGGCGGCGAAAAGGGCGCCACCAATGGTCTTGTGGAAATGATGTTGTCGATGCTGGTGGCCGATCGGCTGGGGCCGCAGGGTGCACCGGCTGCGGCGCCGGCCCCGGTGGAGCAACATTGA
- the thiC gene encoding phosphomethylpyrimidine synthase ThiC — MNIVAPQLTPVVTTGSLPASTKIVKPGTLYPDLRVPMREISLHPTSGEPPVTVYDSSGPYTDPAHVVSIDAGLPRLREAWVRGRGDVEAYEGRVVKPEDNGFATGERLTPEFPIRNTPLKAKAGRAVTQLAYARADIITPEMEFVAIRENLGRQAAKEALARDGESFGAHVPDFVTPEFVRREVAEGRAIIPANINHPESEPMIIGRNFLVKINANIGNSAVTSSMAEEVEKMVWAIRWGADTVMDLSTGRNIHNIREWIIRNSPVPIGTVPLYQALEKVNGIAEDLTWEVYRDTLIEQAEQGVDYFTIHAGVRLAHIPLTVNRVTGIVSRGGSIMAKWCLHHHKESFLYEHFEEICDICRAYDVSFSLGDGLRPGSIADANDAAQFAELETLGELTSIAWAKDCQVMIEGPGHVPMHKIKENMDKQLKVCGEAPFYTLGPLTTDIAPGYDHITSGIGAAMIGWFGTAMLCYVTPKEHLGLPDRNDVKTGVITYKIAAHAADLAKGHPAARIRDDALSRARFEFRWEDQFNLSLDPDTARSFHDETLPKEAHKVAHFCSMCGPKFCSMRISHDIRAEAQKEGLEAMAAKYRDGGDLYMPVAEVAKAPIGE; from the coding sequence ATGAATATTGTTGCACCCCAGCTTACTCCCGTCGTCACCACCGGCTCGCTTCCGGCCTCGACCAAAATCGTCAAACCCGGAACGCTCTATCCGGATCTGCGCGTGCCGATGCGCGAAATCAGCCTTCACCCGACCTCCGGTGAGCCGCCGGTTACGGTCTATGATTCTTCCGGCCCCTATACCGATCCGGCCCATGTGGTTTCCATCGACGCCGGTCTGCCGCGTTTGCGCGAGGCCTGGGTCAGGGGGCGTGGCGACGTCGAAGCTTATGAAGGCCGGGTGGTGAAGCCTGAAGACAATGGATTTGCCACGGGCGAGCGGCTGACGCCGGAATTTCCCATTCGCAACACACCGCTAAAGGCAAAGGCCGGACGCGCCGTCACCCAGCTCGCCTATGCGCGTGCCGACATCATCACCCCGGAAATGGAGTTTGTCGCAATCCGCGAAAATCTCGGCCGGCAGGCCGCGAAGGAGGCGCTCGCCCGCGACGGCGAGAGCTTCGGCGCGCATGTTCCCGATTTCGTGACGCCCGAATTCGTGCGGCGGGAAGTCGCCGAGGGCAGGGCGATCATCCCGGCCAATATCAACCACCCGGAATCCGAACCGATGATCATTGGCCGGAATTTCCTGGTGAAGATCAACGCCAATATCGGCAATTCGGCCGTCACCTCGTCGATGGCGGAAGAGGTGGAGAAGATGGTCTGGGCGATCCGCTGGGGCGCCGACACGGTCATGGACCTCTCCACCGGTCGCAACATTCACAACATCCGGGAATGGATCATTCGCAATTCGCCGGTTCCGATCGGCACGGTGCCACTCTACCAGGCGCTGGAGAAGGTCAACGGCATTGCCGAAGACCTGACCTGGGAAGTCTATCGCGATACGCTGATCGAACAGGCCGAGCAGGGCGTCGATTATTTCACCATCCATGCGGGCGTGCGGCTGGCCCATATCCCGCTCACCGTCAATCGCGTCACCGGCATCGTCTCACGCGGCGGCTCGATCATGGCCAAGTGGTGTCTGCATCACCACAAGGAGAGTTTCCTCTACGAACATTTCGAGGAAATCTGCGACATCTGCCGCGCCTATGACGTCTCCTTCTCGCTCGGCGACGGTTTGCGTCCGGGCTCGATCGCCGATGCCAATGACGCGGCGCAATTTGCCGAACTCGAAACCCTCGGCGAACTGACAAGCATTGCCTGGGCGAAGGACTGCCAGGTGATGATCGAAGGCCCCGGCCATGTGCCGATGCACAAGATCAAAGAGAATATGGACAAGCAGCTCAAGGTCTGCGGCGAAGCCCCCTTCTATACGCTCGGACCGCTGACGACCGATATCGCGCCGGGCTATGATCACATCACCTCCGGTATCGGGGCAGCGATGATCGGCTGGTTCGGCACGGCCATGCTCTGCTACGTCACGCCGAAAGAGCATCTGGGGCTCCCCGACCGCAACGACGTCAAGACCGGCGTCATCACTTACAAGATCGCCGCGCATGCCGCCGACCTTGCCAAGGGGCATCCGGCCGCCCGCATCCGCGACGACGCGCTGTCGCGGGCGCGCTTCGAATTCCGCTGGGAGGACCAGTTCAACCTCTCCCTCGACCCGGATACTGCGCGCTCGTTCCACGACGAAACCCTGCCGAAGGAGGCGCACAAGGTGGCGCATTTCTGTTCGATGTGCGGCCCGAAATTCTGCTCCATGCGAATTTCCCACGACATTCGCGCCGAAGCCCAGAAAGAGGGATTGGAAGCCATGGCGGCCAAGTACCGCGACGGCGGCGATCTCTACATGCCGGTCGCAGAGGTCGCGAAAGCTCCCATCGGAGAATAA
- the thiO gene encoding glycine oxidase ThiO → MRVLVKGAGVAGLTVAWQLYRHGFRVSVADQADEVGAGASGFAGGMLAPWCERESAEEPVLALGRLAADWWEAALPGHVKRRGTLVVAGGRDAGELDRFSRRTSGWEWLDEPAIAALEPDLAGRFRRALFFRQEAHLDPRQALSGLAAGLEEARMHLLFGSGKADIDCDQVIDCTGAARIGRLPGLRGVRGEMLCIETGDVSLSRPVRLLHPRHPIYIVPRDENRFMVGATMIESDDAGAITARSLMELLNAAYALHPAFGEARVTETGAGVRPAYPDNLPRVTQEGRTLHVNGLYRHGFLLAPAMAGEVARRLLTEQGQPERRAS, encoded by the coding sequence ATGCGCGTTCTCGTCAAAGGGGCGGGCGTTGCCGGCCTCACGGTTGCGTGGCAGCTTTATCGGCACGGTTTCCGGGTCAGCGTCGCTGATCAGGCCGACGAGGTCGGCGCCGGCGCTTCGGGCTTTGCCGGCGGCATGCTGGCCCCGTGGTGCGAACGGGAGAGCGCGGAGGAGCCGGTGCTGGCGCTCGGCCGCCTGGCCGCCGATTGGTGGGAGGCGGCGTTGCCCGGTCATGTCAAACGCCGGGGAACACTTGTCGTGGCGGGCGGCCGCGATGCCGGCGAACTCGACCGCTTTTCCCGTCGGACAAGCGGATGGGAATGGCTGGACGAGCCGGCGATCGCGGCGCTGGAACCCGACCTTGCCGGCCGCTTCCGCCGGGCGTTGTTCTTCCGGCAGGAAGCGCATCTCGATCCGCGACAGGCGCTCTCGGGGCTGGCCGCAGGGCTTGAAGAAGCCCGCATGCATCTCCTCTTTGGTTCGGGCAAAGCAGACATTGATTGTGACCAGGTGATCGACTGCACCGGTGCTGCCCGGATCGGCCGGCTTCCCGGATTGCGCGGTGTTCGAGGCGAGATGCTCTGCATCGAAACAGGCGACGTCAGTCTCTCCCGCCCCGTCCGCCTGCTGCATCCGCGCCACCCGATCTACATCGTGCCGCGCGACGAAAACCGCTTCATGGTCGGTGCGACGATGATCGAGAGCGACGATGCCGGCGCTATCACCGCGCGTTCGCTGATGGAATTGCTGAACGCCGCCTACGCCTTGCATCCCGCCTTCGGCGAGGCGCGGGTCACGGAAACCGGCGCAGGCGTGCGGCCGGCTTATCCCGACAATCTGCCGCGCGTGACGCAGGAGGGACGCACCCTCCATGTCAACGGCCTCTACCGGCACGGCTTTCTGCTGGCGCCGGCCATGGCCGGCGAGGTGGCGCGGCGTCTTCTCACAGAACAAGGACAACCGGAAAGGAGGGCGTCATGA
- the thiS gene encoding sulfur carrier protein ThiS has protein sequence MTFIINGEEQEVAAVTLEDLLLALDYEGGWLATAVNGELVHREDRADFRLGERDRIEILSPMQGG, from the coding sequence ATGACCTTCATCATCAATGGCGAGGAACAGGAGGTCGCGGCCGTGACGCTCGAAGATCTGCTTCTCGCTCTCGACTACGAAGGCGGGTGGCTCGCAACCGCTGTGAACGGCGAGCTGGTGCACCGCGAGGACCGCGCCGATTTCAGGCTCGGCGAACGCGACCGCATCGAAATTCTCTCACCCATGCAAGGAGGCTGA
- a CDS encoding thiazole synthase: MLKLYDVEVRSRLLLGTARYPSPAVLAEAVKRSKTEIVTVSLRREAVGGKAGGAFFELIRELGVRVLPNTAGCHSVQEAVLTAKMARDVFRTDWIKLEVIGHHDTLQPDVFGLVEAARILAGEGFQVFPYTTDDLVVAEKLLDAGCRVLMPWCAPIGSAMGPVNAMALRAFRAHFADVPLIVDAGIGRPSHAAAVMEYGYDAVLLNTAVAGAGEPAAMAEAFALAIDAGRLAHDAVPLEPRDMAVPSTPVIGKAVFS; encoded by the coding sequence ATGCTGAAACTTTATGATGTTGAAGTCCGCTCCCGACTGCTGCTCGGGACCGCCCGCTATCCGTCTCCAGCTGTCCTTGCAGAAGCGGTCAAGCGCTCGAAGACCGAGATCGTCACCGTTTCGCTTCGCCGCGAAGCCGTCGGCGGCAAAGCGGGCGGCGCCTTCTTCGAGTTGATCCGCGAGCTCGGCGTACGCGTGCTGCCAAATACGGCCGGCTGCCACAGCGTGCAGGAGGCCGTGCTGACAGCGAAGATGGCGCGCGACGTTTTCCGCACCGACTGGATCAAGCTCGAAGTGATCGGTCATCACGATACGCTGCAGCCCGATGTCTTCGGCCTTGTCGAAGCGGCACGCATCCTAGCCGGCGAGGGTTTTCAGGTCTTCCCCTATACGACCGACGACCTGGTCGTCGCCGAAAAGCTGCTGGATGCCGGCTGCCGCGTCCTGATGCCCTGGTGCGCGCCGATCGGCTCTGCCATGGGGCCGGTAAACGCGATGGCGCTGCGGGCGTTTCGAGCACATTTTGCTGACGTGCCGCTCATCGTCGATGCCGGCATCGGCCGCCCGTCTCACGCCGCCGCGGTGATGGAGTACGGGTATGATGCCGTTCTCCTCAATACCGCCGTTGCCGGCGCGGGCGAACCCGCCGCTATGGCCGAGGCCTTCGCGCTTGCCATCGATGCCGGCCGGCTCGCGCATGACGCCGTACCGCTGGAGCCGCGCGACATGGCCGTTCCTTCCACTCCAGTCATCGGAAAGGCGGTCTTTTCATGA
- a CDS encoding thiamine phosphate synthase, translating into MKLDPFYLIVDGAEWIERLVPLGVKLVQLRIKDRSEPVLREEIRRSKAACAAAACQLIINDYWKLAIDEGCDFIHLGQEDLMTADLNAIRRAGLKLGLSTHDPSELETALAAAPDYVALGPVWPTVLKEMKWAPQGVERLADWRRRVGPMPLVAIGGITAERAPLVLENGADSAAVVTDITRNPDPEARTRQWLAATAPWRSVGETPRLA; encoded by the coding sequence ATGAAGCTCGACCCCTTCTATCTCATCGTCGACGGTGCCGAATGGATCGAGCGTCTCGTGCCGCTCGGCGTCAAACTCGTCCAGCTGCGCATCAAGGACCGGTCGGAGCCGGTGCTTCGCGAGGAGATCCGGCGTTCGAAGGCTGCCTGTGCGGCAGCGGCCTGCCAATTGATCATCAACGATTACTGGAAACTGGCGATCGATGAGGGATGTGATTTCATCCATCTCGGGCAGGAAGACCTGATGACGGCCGATCTAAATGCCATTCGCCGCGCCGGCTTGAAGCTCGGCCTTTCCACGCACGATCCATCAGAACTGGAAACCGCGCTGGCCGCTGCGCCGGACTATGTTGCCCTTGGGCCGGTCTGGCCCACGGTGCTCAAAGAAATGAAATGGGCGCCGCAAGGCGTCGAACGCCTCGCGGACTGGCGGCGGCGTGTCGGACCAATGCCGCTCGTTGCCATTGGCGGGATCACCGCCGAACGCGCGCCGCTGGTATTGGAAAACGGCGCCGATAGCGCTGCCGTGGTCACCGATATCACCCGCAATCCGGATCCCGAGGCCCGCACGCGACAGTGGCTGGCCGCGACCGCGCCTTGGCGATCTGTCGGTGAGACGCCGCGCCTGGCCTGA
- a CDS encoding substrate-binding domain-containing protein — protein MRTLLTTTAMAVFAATFIAGAASAGTENPFRCKPGEKYVMNVMVSGVEYWFPVYEMFKQAGQQLGCETEYTGTPEYDVNKQIATFDQALAQNPAGILVHPMNSDPFIEPINRAIGQGTAVVTFAADSPLSKRVSFITSDNTREGTYAADAIAEKMGGKGEYAVLENPGQDNHDKRIAAFIARMDEKWPDMKLVGRAASNQDPTKAYQGLSSLIQANPNLGAVFMPEANSAIGAAQANKETGGKVLVMCADVNANILDMIKAGEVFGSINPNQGMQGYMGFMLLWLAKHPELIDPMNDAKRSGFNPMSIPVVDNGLSIVTAANADDFYWDKYLKRRGTKGIEE, from the coding sequence TTGCGCACTTTACTCACCACGACCGCAATGGCGGTTTTTGCTGCAACGTTTATCGCCGGCGCCGCAAGCGCGGGAACGGAAAACCCGTTCCGCTGCAAGCCGGGCGAAAAATACGTCATGAATGTTATGGTTTCGGGTGTCGAATATTGGTTCCCCGTCTACGAGATGTTCAAGCAGGCGGGGCAACAACTCGGCTGCGAAACGGAATATACGGGCACACCGGAATATGACGTCAACAAGCAGATCGCCACCTTCGACCAGGCGCTGGCGCAAAATCCGGCCGGCATCCTCGTCCATCCGATGAATTCCGACCCGTTCATCGAGCCGATCAACCGCGCCATCGGCCAGGGCACGGCGGTCGTCACCTTTGCAGCCGACTCGCCGCTGTCCAAGCGCGTCTCCTTCATCACCTCGGACAACACCCGCGAAGGCACCTATGCCGCCGACGCGATCGCCGAGAAGATGGGCGGCAAGGGCGAGTATGCCGTTCTGGAAAATCCCGGCCAGGACAACCACGACAAGCGCATCGCTGCCTTCATCGCCCGCATGGACGAGAAGTGGCCTGATATGAAGCTTGTCGGCCGCGCCGCATCCAACCAGGACCCGACCAAGGCCTACCAAGGGCTTTCCAGCCTCATCCAGGCCAACCCGAACCTTGGGGCCGTTTTCATGCCGGAAGCGAACTCCGCAATCGGCGCCGCGCAGGCCAACAAGGAAACCGGCGGCAAGGTTCTCGTCATGTGCGCCGATGTCAATGCCAACATTCTCGACATGATCAAGGCCGGCGAAGTCTTCGGCTCGATCAACCCCAACCAGGGCATGCAGGGCTACATGGGCTTCATGCTACTGTGGCTCGCCAAGCACCCGGAACTGATCGACCCGATGAACGACGCCAAGCGCTCGGGCTTCAACCCGATGAGCATCCCGGTCGTCGATAACGGCCTCTCCATCGTGACCGCCGCAAATGCCGATGATTTCTACTGGGACAAGTACCTGAAGCGTCGCGGTACCAAGGGCATCGAGGAGTAA
- a CDS encoding sugar ABC transporter ATP-binding protein, which produces MAEPVLTIHGVTKHFGAVKALTDVDFTLERGEVHALCGENGAGKSTLMNIIAGVLQPTEGEIRVDGKAVRISSPAAAQSLGIGLVHQEIALCPDATVAENMFMATTNRRRAPLMNYRGLEREAQAVMNRLAAIDVRRKVADLPISSQQLVEIAKALTLDCRVLILDEPTAALTETEARQLFSIIRDLKANGISIIYISHRMAEIFSLCDRVTVFRDGRYVCTDGIADVTPDDVVRRMVGREITQLYPDKLGAGEMSGETILEVDGIGDGVRFHDINFGLRKGEILGIGGLIGSGRTEIAEGICGLRPRTAGTVRLHGTAQPIRAYSDAVKAGIVYLSEDRKGSGIFLEMSIAQNISVLDLKALTNSVGLLNGRAEAALADDFARRLAMRMSGIEAPVKSLSGGNQQKVAIAKQLAVKPKVILMDEPTRGIDVGAKAEIHRLLRELASSGIGIIVISSEMPELLGLADRLLVVREGRIAGVLGADEMSEEAVIRLASGMGSARAADHAA; this is translated from the coding sequence ATGGCAGAGCCCGTGCTCACCATTCATGGTGTCACCAAGCATTTCGGGGCGGTGAAGGCGTTGACGGATGTCGACTTCACCCTCGAGCGCGGTGAAGTCCATGCGCTTTGCGGCGAGAACGGCGCCGGCAAGTCGACGCTGATGAACATCATCGCCGGCGTGCTGCAGCCGACCGAAGGCGAAATCCGCGTCGACGGCAAGGCTGTGCGCATTTCCTCTCCCGCCGCCGCCCAGTCTCTCGGCATCGGCCTGGTGCACCAGGAAATCGCGCTCTGCCCGGATGCGACGGTTGCCGAAAACATGTTCATGGCGACGACCAATCGCCGTCGGGCGCCGCTTATGAACTACCGCGGGCTGGAGCGCGAGGCGCAGGCGGTGATGAACCGGCTAGCCGCAATCGATGTCCGCCGAAAGGTCGCCGACCTGCCGATATCAAGCCAGCAGCTCGTCGAGATCGCTAAGGCGTTGACGCTCGACTGCCGCGTGTTGATCCTCGACGAACCGACGGCTGCCCTGACCGAGACCGAGGCGCGACAGCTCTTCTCGATCATCCGCGACCTCAAAGCGAACGGCATTTCGATCATCTATATCAGTCACCGCATGGCCGAAATCTTCAGCCTCTGCGACCGGGTCACCGTGTTCCGCGACGGCCGCTACGTCTGCACCGACGGCATTGCCGACGTGACGCCGGACGATGTGGTGCGCCGCATGGTCGGCCGCGAGATCACGCAGCTCTACCCCGACAAGCTCGGTGCCGGCGAAATGTCAGGCGAGACGATCCTCGAGGTCGACGGCATTGGTGACGGGGTGCGTTTTCACGACATCAACTTTGGCCTGCGCAAGGGCGAGATCCTTGGCATCGGTGGCCTTATCGGCTCCGGCCGCACGGAAATCGCCGAAGGCATCTGCGGGTTGCGGCCGCGCACGGCAGGAACCGTCCGCCTGCACGGCACGGCGCAACCGATCCGCGCCTATTCGGATGCGGTGAAAGCCGGCATCGTCTACCTGTCCGAGGACCGCAAGGGGTCGGGCATCTTTCTCGAAATGTCCATCGCGCAGAACATATCGGTGCTGGATCTGAAGGCGCTCACCAATTCGGTCGGCCTGCTGAACGGCCGCGCGGAGGCCGCGCTAGCCGACGATTTCGCCCGAAGGCTCGCCATGCGCATGAGCGGCATCGAGGCGCCGGTAAAATCGCTTTCCGGCGGCAACCAGCAGAAAGTGGCGATCGCCAAGCAGCTCGCGGTGAAGCCGAAGGTCATCCTGATGGACGAGCCCACGCGCGGCATCGATGTCGGCGCGAAGGCGGAAATCCACCGCCTGCTGCGCGAGCTGGCAAGCTCGGGCATCGGCATCATCGTCATCTCGTCGGAGATGCCGGAGCTTCTCGGTCTTGCCGATCGTCTGCTGGTCGTCCGCGAGGGACGCATTGCAGGCGTACTCGGAGCCGACGAGATGTCGGAAGAGGCCGTCATCCGCCTTGCTTCCGGCATGGGCAGCGCAAGGGCGGCAGACCATGCCGCGTGA
- a CDS encoding ABC transporter permease: MAIDTMAGMPRTSSFKRIGTMREAGLIAIILALGIIMSFASPYFLTLGNFRAMLMSFSVEGIVVVGMTILLIVGGIDLAVGSVVCFAMVLSGSLFLAGLDPWTASLAGILASSAIGAIMGFFVTVVGLNHFITSLAGMVIVRGLCLIITKGTPLSLFTLPAGFKAVGQGTFYGIPYVILIFVAVVILFDFLLRRATAFRKVFYTGSNEKAALYSGIKTNQVKFWVTVLCSTLAGVAGVIYMSRFGAATPTFGVGMELNIIAAAVIGGASLNGGSGTILGAILGIALLSLVTSSLILLNVSVYWQDMIKGCILLAAVSIDHFLHKRKAA, encoded by the coding sequence ATGGCAATCGACACGATGGCAGGCATGCCCAGGACGTCGTCCTTCAAACGCATCGGCACGATGCGCGAGGCGGGGCTGATCGCGATCATCCTGGCGCTCGGCATCATCATGAGCTTCGCCTCGCCGTACTTCCTGACGCTCGGCAATTTCCGCGCGATGCTGATGAGCTTTTCCGTGGAGGGCATCGTCGTCGTCGGGATGACGATCCTGCTCATCGTCGGCGGCATCGACCTTGCGGTCGGCTCCGTCGTCTGCTTCGCGATGGTGCTCTCGGGCTCGCTCTTTCTCGCCGGGCTCGATCCGTGGACGGCTTCGCTTGCCGGCATTCTTGCCAGCAGCGCCATCGGCGCCATCATGGGTTTCTTCGTGACGGTCGTCGGTCTCAACCACTTCATCACGTCGCTGGCGGGCATGGTGATCGTGCGCGGCCTCTGCCTCATCATCACCAAGGGCACGCCGCTCTCGCTCTTCACGCTGCCGGCCGGCTTCAAGGCAGTGGGGCAGGGCACGTTCTACGGCATTCCCTATGTCATCCTGATCTTCGTCGCTGTCGTCATCCTGTTCGATTTCCTGCTGCGCCGGGCGACCGCCTTCCGCAAGGTGTTCTACACGGGCAGCAATGAAAAGGCGGCGCTCTATTCCGGCATCAAGACGAACCAGGTGAAGTTCTGGGTGACAGTGCTCTGCTCGACGCTCGCCGGCGTCGCCGGTGTCATCTACATGTCCCGCTTCGGGGCGGCGACGCCGACTTTCGGCGTCGGGATGGAGTTGAACATCATCGCGGCCGCGGTGATCGGCGGAGCCTCGCTGAACGGCGGCTCGGGAACCATCCTCGGGGCCATCCTCGGCATCGCGCTTCTTTCTCTCGTCACCTCGTCGCTGATCCTGCTAAACGTTTCGGTCTATTGGCAGGACATGATCAAAGGATGCATCCTGCTTGCCGCCGTATCCATCGACCATTTCCTCCACAAGCGGAAGGCCGCCTGA